The following proteins are co-located in the Paludibaculum fermentans genome:
- a CDS encoding methyltransferase family protein, giving the protein MTGNAEAAPQAPQDSNPLRGALVKYCVMALVLFCVLRFVSGRSDWYRAWVYVDLMLGAQIVVGVVLRRVNPALLAERSRLQKGTKAWDKWLAPIVALAGPLAMWITAALEARWTWPPKVGLAYSAAALAVCLLGILLTAWAMVSNPFFAATVRIQDERGQVVVDTGPYRLIRHPGYTGALAFTLATPFALGSWYALIPALLTGAVLALRTALEDRTLQAELPGYADYTRRVRDRLLPAVW; this is encoded by the coding sequence ATGACCGGCAATGCCGAGGCGGCGCCGCAGGCTCCTCAAGACAGTAATCCCCTGCGAGGCGCGCTCGTAAAGTACTGCGTCATGGCGCTCGTCCTGTTTTGCGTGTTGCGATTCGTGTCTGGCCGGAGTGACTGGTACCGGGCCTGGGTCTATGTGGACCTGATGCTGGGCGCCCAGATCGTTGTCGGCGTGGTGCTCAGGCGTGTGAACCCTGCCCTGCTGGCCGAGCGGTCGCGCCTACAGAAGGGCACGAAGGCCTGGGACAAGTGGCTGGCGCCGATTGTGGCGCTGGCCGGCCCCCTGGCAATGTGGATCACAGCGGCGCTGGAGGCGCGTTGGACCTGGCCGCCGAAGGTCGGCCTGGCGTACAGCGCGGCAGCCCTCGCGGTCTGCCTGCTGGGGATTCTCCTGACGGCGTGGGCAATGGTATCGAACCCGTTCTTTGCAGCCACGGTGCGCATCCAGGACGAGCGTGGGCAGGTCGTGGTCGATACGGGCCCGTACCGGCTGATCCGTCATCCGGGCTACACCGGAGCGCTGGCCTTCACTCTGGCGACGCCTTTCGCGCTGGGCTCGTGGTACGCGCTGATTCCCGCCCTGCTGACAGGGGCCGTCCTGGCGCTACGCACGGCGCTGGAGGATCGTACTTTGCAGGCGGAACTACCCGGCTATGCGGATTACACCCGCCGCGTCAGGGACCGGCTGCTTCCGGCCGTCTGGTAG
- a CDS encoding M48 family metalloprotease: protein MARARQTAMGREYARQLRGETVALENEAVRSYVDRVGRMLAAQMPGPQPSWEFTVAEMPACPAAQEPAALPGGFVFFPARLLAASRNESEFAAVVAHAVAHEVLHRMPVAAPEGSPAIPLVMLGGWTSDCRGRQSVPIGFAAALKKQEQDADALAWKALEAAGFDPRAVTSSVQRRVDSAATDAQRGEQEERLAALRALETAASPARQDSVEVEAARAEIRRFVEAQSPARRAPSLVRAKQP, encoded by the coding sequence ATGGCCCGTGCTCGCCAGACGGCGATGGGCCGGGAGTACGCGCGGCAATTGCGTGGCGAGACGGTCGCCCTCGAAAACGAAGCCGTGCGAAGTTATGTAGACCGCGTGGGCCGGATGCTGGCGGCGCAGATGCCGGGTCCCCAGCCATCGTGGGAGTTCACGGTGGCGGAGATGCCCGCGTGTCCAGCGGCCCAGGAACCGGCGGCCCTGCCTGGCGGATTTGTGTTCTTCCCTGCCCGCCTGCTGGCTGCCTCTCGTAACGAGAGCGAATTCGCGGCGGTGGTGGCGCATGCGGTCGCGCATGAGGTGCTGCACCGGATGCCGGTGGCTGCCCCGGAAGGGAGCCCCGCGATTCCGCTGGTGATGCTGGGCGGATGGACCAGCGACTGCCGGGGCCGGCAGAGCGTTCCTATCGGGTTTGCGGCGGCCCTGAAGAAGCAGGAACAGGACGCTGATGCGTTGGCCTGGAAGGCTCTGGAAGCGGCCGGGTTTGATCCACGGGCGGTCACGAGCTCCGTGCAGCGGAGGGTGGACTCGGCCGCCACGGATGCTCAACGTGGGGAGCAGGAAGAGCGGCTGGCGGCGCTGCGAGCATTGGAGACGGCCGCGTCTCCCGCACGGCAGGACAGCGTGGAGGTCGAAGCCGCGCGAGCGGAGATTCGGCGATTCGTTGAGGCGCAGAGTCCGGCACGGCGGGCACCCTCATTGGTGCGGGCGAAGCAGCCGTAG
- a CDS encoding 3-oxoacyl-ACP reductase family protein has translation MSQLSGKVALVTGASRGIGAAIAKRLAQDGATVAITYASSPGKAEEVVKAIEAAGGQALAIQADSGDPAAVKRAVASTAEKFGRLDILVNNAGLAHMAPIGEFPEEQFERLLAVNVRGVFSATREAVQHMGDGGRIIMIGSINGDFVPFIGGSVYALTKAAISGFTRGLARDLGSRGITVNNLQPGPVDTDLNPAGGPNAAGLKAMMALQRFGQPSEIAALVSLLAGPEGGYITGASLNIDGGFSA, from the coding sequence ATGTCGCAGTTATCAGGCAAGGTCGCCCTCGTCACCGGGGCCTCCCGAGGAATTGGAGCGGCCATTGCGAAGCGGCTCGCTCAGGACGGCGCGACCGTTGCCATCACCTACGCCTCCTCGCCCGGGAAAGCGGAAGAGGTGGTGAAAGCCATTGAAGCGGCCGGCGGCCAGGCTCTGGCGATCCAGGCGGATAGCGGAGATCCCGCAGCCGTGAAACGCGCGGTGGCCTCCACGGCAGAAAAGTTCGGGCGGTTGGATATCCTCGTGAACAATGCCGGCTTGGCGCATATGGCTCCGATTGGCGAGTTCCCGGAGGAGCAATTTGAACGGCTGCTGGCGGTGAATGTCCGCGGTGTTTTCAGCGCAACCCGGGAAGCGGTCCAGCACATGGGCGACGGCGGCCGGATCATCATGATCGGCAGCATCAACGGCGATTTCGTGCCATTCATAGGCGGGTCCGTCTATGCGCTGACCAAAGCGGCCATTTCGGGGTTTACTCGCGGCCTGGCACGGGATCTCGGCTCGCGCGGAATCACGGTGAATAACCTGCAGCCTGGACCGGTGGATACGGACCTGAACCCGGCGGGCGGGCCCAATGCGGCGGGACTGAAGGCCATGATGGCGCTGCAGCGCTTCGGCCAGCCGAGCGAAATCGCCGCATTGGTCTCCCTGCTGGCGGGTCCCGAGGGCGGCTACATCACCGGAGCCAGCCTGAATATCGACGGCGGCTTCAGCGCCTGA
- a CDS encoding Gfo/Idh/MocA family protein → MSEREFSRRHFFYGSLLAGAVPAAGFGSTASLSRAGFKSPNEKLNIAAIGAGGKGRSDIAGCNTENIVAFADPDDKRAAQTFQQYPNVPKYKDFRRMFDKEEKNIDAVLVSCPDHVHASASMWAMTRGKHVYCQKPLVRTVWEAQQVTAAAAKYGVATQMGNQGYSNLGARQCAEIIWNGDIGGVTEVHAFTDRPGHYWPQGPEVAPKEEAVPSTLDWDAWLADAEPRPYSPAYVPHNWRAFPDFGCGAIGDMACHILGTPNMALMLTAPTSVECIKKEGANKYTFPHQAVIRFDFPARGTMPALKLFWYDSLKEQPKIPGVPEGELLGDKDINGSVFIGEKGIVTTGCYGERTRLLPDAKMKDYTMPPPLLTRSPGHYRDWLRACKGGAPACSNFSVAGPFVEWMLLGTIAMRVEGKLEWDAKKGRITSHPEANQYLKPKFRKGWKFA, encoded by the coding sequence ATGTCCGAGCGCGAATTCTCAAGACGTCATTTCTTCTATGGATCCTTACTCGCTGGAGCCGTGCCCGCCGCTGGCTTTGGCAGCACAGCCTCCCTGTCGAGGGCCGGTTTCAAGTCCCCGAACGAGAAACTGAACATCGCCGCCATCGGTGCCGGCGGCAAGGGCCGCAGCGACATCGCGGGCTGCAACACCGAGAACATTGTGGCCTTTGCCGACCCCGACGACAAACGCGCCGCGCAGACCTTCCAGCAGTATCCGAACGTGCCGAAGTACAAAGACTTCCGGCGCATGTTCGACAAGGAAGAGAAGAACATCGACGCGGTGCTGGTGTCGTGCCCGGACCACGTGCACGCCAGTGCGTCGATGTGGGCGATGACGCGCGGGAAGCACGTCTACTGCCAGAAGCCGCTGGTGCGCACCGTATGGGAAGCGCAGCAGGTGACGGCGGCGGCCGCGAAGTATGGCGTAGCGACGCAGATGGGCAACCAGGGTTACTCCAACCTGGGCGCGCGGCAGTGCGCGGAGATCATCTGGAACGGCGACATCGGCGGCGTGACGGAAGTGCACGCGTTCACAGACCGGCCGGGCCACTATTGGCCGCAGGGTCCGGAAGTGGCGCCGAAGGAAGAGGCGGTGCCCTCGACGCTCGACTGGGATGCCTGGCTGGCGGATGCGGAACCCCGTCCTTACAGCCCCGCCTATGTCCCGCACAACTGGCGCGCGTTCCCCGACTTCGGGTGCGGCGCCATCGGCGACATGGCCTGCCACATCCTGGGTACTCCCAACATGGCGTTGATGCTGACCGCGCCCACCAGCGTGGAGTGCATCAAGAAGGAAGGCGCCAACAAGTACACCTTCCCGCACCAGGCCGTGATCCGCTTCGACTTCCCTGCTCGCGGCACGATGCCGGCCCTGAAGCTGTTCTGGTACGACAGCCTGAAGGAGCAGCCCAAGATTCCGGGTGTGCCTGAAGGAGAACTATTGGGCGACAAGGATATCAACGGCAGCGTGTTCATCGGTGAGAAGGGCATTGTGACGACGGGTTGCTATGGCGAGCGTACTCGTCTGCTGCCCGATGCCAAGATGAAGGATTATACGATGCCGCCTCCGCTGCTGACGCGGTCGCCCGGCCACTATCGCGACTGGCTCCGCGCCTGTAAGGGCGGCGCTCCGGCGTGCTCGAACTTCAGCGTGGCCGGCCCGTTCGTGGAATGGATGCTGCTGGGCACCATCGCCATGCGCGTGGAAGGCAAGCTGGAGTGGGACGCCAAGAAGGGCCGCATCACCAGCCACCCCGAAGCGAACCAGTATCTGAAGCCGAAGTTCCGCAAGGGCTGGAAGTTCGCCTAA
- a CDS encoding carboxymuconolactone decarboxylase family protein: MSVVSLIEYADASAEVRAVFDDIMTTRKVDSVNNFWKALANHPATLRQVWEEVKAVMAPGALDPLVKEMIYVAVSATNGCEYCTYSHTAGARAKGMTEEMLGEVLAVASLANKTNRLANGYRVPVDEQFRRS, encoded by the coding sequence ATGTCCGTTGTTTCATTGATCGAATACGCGGATGCGTCCGCGGAAGTCAGGGCCGTCTTTGATGACATCATGACCACCCGCAAGGTGGACAGCGTCAACAATTTCTGGAAGGCCCTGGCGAACCATCCGGCCACGCTCCGGCAGGTGTGGGAAGAAGTGAAGGCCGTGATGGCGCCCGGCGCGCTGGATCCCCTGGTGAAGGAGATGATCTACGTCGCCGTCAGCGCCACCAACGGCTGCGAGTATTGCACGTACTCCCATACAGCCGGAGCGCGGGCGAAGGGTATGACCGAGGAGATGCTGGGCGAGGTGCTGGCCGTGGCGTCGCTGGCGAACAAGACGAACCGGCTGGCGAATGGGTACCGGGTTCCGGTGGACGAGCAGTTCCGGCGGTCCTGA